TCGGCGGGTTGGCCGGGTTCGCGCGGCCGGCTCTGGTGAACGGGGCGGCCGGGGTGGTGGTGATCGGGGCGCAGGGGGTGTTGTCGATCATGGGGTTCGGCGTGGTCGAGGGGCGGATCGTGTCGATCGACGTGATCGCGGACCCGGCGCGGCTGGCGGGGTTCGACCTGTCGGCGGTCGGCAGCTGAGAGCGGCGGCTCGGCGGCGCTGCGGCTCGGCGGCGGCACTGCGGGCGGCGGGCCCGGCTGTGGCACTGCGGGCGGCGGGGCGGCAGCGGCACTGAGAGCGGCGGCCCGGCGGCCTGGCGGCGGCACTGCGGGCGGCTCGGCACTGCGGGCGGCCCGGCGGCGGGGCGGCGGCTCGGCGGCGGAGCTGTGGGCGACGGCTGATGTGGGGCTGGGCCGGGCGTGGGTGGGGAAGTAGGCGCCGGATGCCTGGCGCGCAAACGTTTGCCGGCGCTCGATCCGGGCCGGAGTCGCGAGCGGGCGCGCGGGCCACGGCCCCCGGTATCCATTTTACCCGTGGGGTACGACAGATCCGGGGGGCGTGGCGGTCAGCCGACTCGGTGGAGCCAGGTCACCGGGGCGCCGTCGCCCGCTCGCCTGAACGGTTCCAGGGCGTCGTCCCAGGCCGCGCCCAGGATCTCGTCGACGCCGTGTGCGAAGGACTCGCCGCCCCGGCTTCTGGCCGCCAGGGTGCGCAGCTGGTCCTCGGAGACCACGATGTCGCCGTTCGCGCTCGTCCGCGCGTGCCACAGGCCCAGGACGGGCGCGAAGCAGTAGCGGACGCCGTCGACGCCGGGGCTCGGGTCCTCCGTGACCTCGAACCTCAGCATCGGCCACGCCCTGAGGGCGGCCACGAGTCGGGCGCCTGTGCCGGCCTCGCCGGTCCAGGCCGCCTCGGCGCGCAACTGCCCGGGCGCCGCCGGTTGGGCCGCCCACTTGAGGTCTGCCCGCTCGCCGAGGGTGCCCGAGATCGCCCACTCGACGTGCGGACAGACCGCAGACGGCGACGAGTGGACGTAGACCACGCCACTGGTGCTGCCACGGGTGCTCACGTTGACCTCCGCTGCTCGACGAGGGACGTCTTCCCCTACGGCCTGTCGAGTGTGCTGCGGACGATCTTGCGAATTCCCGACCCGGTCATTCTGCCCGCGATCGCAGCGGTCCGCCAGAAGAACCAGCACGTTCATCACCCGGCCGGGTCAGATACAGGACTTTAGACCCTGAAACGCGACCCTGCGGCCCACGTCAAGCGGCCGCAGGGTCACTTTCCGAGATCAACCCGACACGGTGGAGTGATCCACTCGCCAGGTCACAGCGCGCGCAGCGCGGTGACCGCCGCCACCACATCGACCAGGCCCGTGCCGCGGTCGAAGCTGCTGGTGTACGCGCCGGCCGGCACGTAGCCGCCGCCGTACTTGTACGCGCTCGCCTTCAGCGCGGCCTCGACCTGGCCGGGCGTCGCGGACGGCCTGGCCTGGAACAGCTGGGCCACGATCCCCGCGATGTGCGGAGCGGCCATCGACGTGCCGGAGATCGTGTTGTAGGTGCCGAGGTCGAGCAGGCCGGGGCCGTTCTGGGGCTTCAGGCCGGTCGCGCAGATCACCAGGTACGGGCGGCACGCCGAGGTGATGTTCTCGCCCGGCGCGGAGATGTCCGGCCAGGTGGACTGGTCGGTCGCGAGACCGCGCGAGGAGTAGTCGGACACCGTGCCGTCGCGGGTGCCGGTGTCCTGGTCGTTGTAGGAGGCGACGGAGATCACGCCGGGCGCCGGGTCCTGGCCGGGCGGGTTGGACAGGCTGGTGGTCCCGTCGCCGCCGTCGTTGCCGTTGGCCCACACGGTCACCACGCCCTGCGCCGCGAGCGCCCGCTGGAGCTTCGCGGTGGCCGAGTTCGGGTCGAACGCGCCGCCGCCGACCGGGCCGTAGGAGTTGTTGACCACCTTGATCGGCGGGCACGTCGAGGCCGGCACGCCCGCGCCGCACGGTGCCGCGTGGTTCTCCAGCACCCAGTTCAGCGCCGCGTCCGCGCCGAGGATCAGCAGCGCCGCGCCGGTGGAGATGACGACGGCCTTCGCGCCGGGGGCCGCGCCGCGCACGACCGTCCCGTCGGTGAGCTTCACGTCGCTGCCCACGGCGATGCCGGTGACGTGCGTGCCGTGGCCGCCGACGGACAGGGTGTCGGTGTCGACCGACGTCGGCACGTCCACGATGCAGCCGGTGCTGGTGGACGACTCGTCCACGCACAGGCTCTTGAGGTTGCGGACGACCTTCGTCTGCCCGCTCGCGGTCTTGAACGCGGGGTGCGTCGGGTCCACGCCGGAGTCGATGACCGCGACGGTGACGCCGCTGCCGTCCAGGGCGAGGCCGTTGGCGCCGGTCAGGGTCTGGCGCGCTTCCAGGCCGCGGGTGGCGGTGTGCGAGGTGGAGCCGGTGAACCGGATCGGCTGCTCGGCCTCGACGTAGGTCACGCCGGGCACGGCCCGCACGGCGGCGATCTTCGCGGCGCTGCCGCGCGCGGCGACGACGCCGATGCGGTCGAACGACGTGACGCGGGTCAGGCCGGCCTCGGTGACCGCGCGTTCGGCGGCGGCCAGGTCGGTGCCGTGCACCAGGACGGTGCCGGAGTAGGTGGAGCTGAGCAGGGCCGAGACGGGTGCGAGGAGACCGGCGTCGGCGGAAGGGGCCGCGACTACCGAGAGTGCCAGGACTCCCGCGGCGGCGAGGGCGGCTTTGCGCATGGCGATCAAACCTCCGGTGCAGGGTTGAGCAATCCGTCTAACGATCGACGCCCGTTCCGGTGATGGCGGTCACTGAAAGTGCTAACTCGCGATCCAGGGGACCGGCCGGGCGGCGCCGGCGCTACGGTGTTCGTCCGTGTGGAACGGTGGGATCTCGTGCGCTTGATCAAGCTCGGTACCGAGCCCTCGGAGGTCGGTGCCGACGTCCGGGCCGCGCTCAGCACGTGGGGTCTCGGTGACTCCGTGCTGGGCGGTGTCGCGCTGCTCGGCGTCACCCCGCCGGACAGCCCGCGCCCGCTGGACGCCGTGGTCGTGCTGCCCCGGGGCGTGCTCGTGGTGGTCGGCGTGGACCTGCCCGACCCCGCCATGCGCCTGGAAGCGCCCCTGTCGGGCCGGTGGACGATCGACGGCTGGCCGCTGACCCGCCCGGACGGCGCCACCAACCCGGCCGCCGAGGCGCTGGAGGCCAGCGCCGCCGTCACCCGCCGCATCCAGGACATGCGCGGCGAACCGCTGCCCGTCGCCACCGTCGTCGCGGTCGGCCCGTACGTGGGCCAGGTCGTGCAGCCGACCGTGGACCTGAACCGGGGCGTGCGCGTCCTGCACCCGAAGCCCACGACCCTCCTGGCCGCCGCCCGGGAGCTGGCCACCAGCGACCGACCGTGCTCGGCGGGCCACGCGGCCAAGCTGCTGGCCGTCCTCGCCCCCACCGGCACCCCGCCCGCGACCCGCGACCTGGTGACCGAGGGCTTCCCGGACGCGGCGACGGACCTGGCGTCGGCCAGCACGATGCTGCTGCCCCGCGTCGCTCCCGCGCCCCAGCGCCCGAAGTGGCTGCCTTACGCGGCGGCCGGCGTCGTGGCGGTCGTGCTGGTCGTGGTGCTGTTGGCGCTCCTGTCCTCCGGCGGCACTCCGGAGGCGGCCTCCTCCACCAGCGCCGCACCCCAGCCGACGACCGTGGTCGTGGACGGGCGCAACTACCTGCCCAAGGGCGCGGAGAAGACCGAGAAGTGCGCCGAGCACGCGTTCGGCGACGTCCAGGTGTGGCTGGCGGGGCACATGTGCCTGCAACTGAAGCGCGCGGTGTACGAGACCACAATGGACGGTCGCAAGGTCGGCATCGCGGTGGCGGAACTGAACCTGCCGGACGGCACCCGGGCCGCCGAACTGCACGCCGTGACCGCGGCGGCCGGCACGGGCGGCATCACCCCGCTGGTCAAGGAGGGCAAGGCCTGGCCGGGCGGCCCGAACACCTTCGACCGCTCCGCGATGAAGACGATCGTGAAGGACTCTCAAGTCCGGATCACGCAAGCGGTGTGGTCCGAGGGCGAATCCGACTCGGCCGACCCGCAGCTGGTCGCACTCGCCCAACAAGCCATGCGCCTGCCGGCCACGCAGTGAGCCCGGAGCAGCGGTGAAGACCCCGTAACACCGCGTCGGTGGCCGGCGATTCCGTCGACAACGAAGATCGGCGATCGGCGGTGGCATGTCGGTAGTGCATTCGATCGACCTGACCGTTACCCACAACGACGTCTTATACGTCTCCCAACAGATCCAACGCGATCTCTTGAAGATGAGCGAGTGCTATCCCCACCTGCTCAGTTACAAGCGGATCACCGAACTCAACATCGGCATCAGCACTCTGCTGATCAACGACGCGGTGCACACCATCGGGTTCTCGATCCACGACCCCGCCGACCGGGACCTCGTCTACCACGAACTCCGGTACACCATCTCGTACACGGGTGTGGGACCGCGCGGGGGCGTCGGCGGCGCGACGATCACCAAGCTGTACATCCCGGCCACGGCGAGGTTCTCGGCCTGGGTCCGCTGGAGCAGCTCCATGCGGGCGCTGCCGGTCG
This DNA window, taken from Saccharothrix variisporea, encodes the following:
- a CDS encoding S8 family peptidase, with the protein product MRKAALAAAGVLALSVVAAPSADAGLLAPVSALLSSTYSGTVLVHGTDLAAAERAVTEAGLTRVTSFDRIGVVAARGSAAKIAAVRAVPGVTYVEAEQPIRFTGSTSHTATRGLEARQTLTGANGLALDGSGVTVAVIDSGVDPTHPAFKTASGQTKVVRNLKSLCVDESSTSTGCIVDVPTSVDTDTLSVGGHGTHVTGIAVGSDVKLTDGTVVRGAAPGAKAVVISTGAALLILGADAALNWVLENHAAPCGAGVPASTCPPIKVVNNSYGPVGGGAFDPNSATAKLQRALAAQGVVTVWANGNDGGDGTTSLSNPPGQDPAPGVISVASYNDQDTGTRDGTVSDYSSRGLATDQSTWPDISAPGENITSACRPYLVICATGLKPQNGPGLLDLGTYNTISGTSMAAPHIAGIVAQLFQARPSATPGQVEAALKASAYKYGGGYVPAGAYTSSFDRGTGLVDVVAAVTALRAL
- a CDS encoding DUF3145 domain-containing protein; protein product: MSTRGSTSGVVYVHSSPSAVCPHVEWAISGTLGERADLKWAAQPAAPGQLRAEAAWTGEAGTGARLVAALRAWPMLRFEVTEDPSPGVDGVRYCFAPVLGLWHARTSANGDIVVSEDQLRTLAARSRGGESFAHGVDEILGAAWDDALEPFRRAGDGAPVTWLHRVG